A section of the Pseudanabaena mucicola str. Chao 1806 genome encodes:
- a CDS encoding TVP38/TMEM64 family protein, producing the protein MNKKSLITIFFILITIFSIWITFTHIDWLNQIQAIAQESGIWGYAFFVITYAIATLLILPVTAFNIAGGALYGGIEGLLITSLGALLSALLGFILARSLNFSADDERWAKISQKLEDGGIAYSFAARLLPIIPYGVVSFAAGLSPIKRRDYLIGTLLGTPLGIAPFVFLGSTGVQMGTSDDVLPLLASSMGLAVLIAVGTWYKSSQN; encoded by the coding sequence GTGAATAAAAAAAGTTTAATCACCATATTTTTTATCCTTATAACGATTTTTAGTATTTGGATTACTTTCACTCATATCGACTGGTTGAATCAAATTCAGGCGATCGCCCAAGAATCGGGAATATGGGGCTATGCGTTTTTTGTGATTACTTACGCGATCGCTACGTTACTTATCTTACCCGTGACCGCTTTTAATATTGCAGGTGGAGCACTCTATGGTGGTATTGAGGGTTTATTAATAACATCCCTAGGAGCATTACTTTCAGCATTACTGGGTTTTATCTTGGCGCGATCGCTAAACTTTAGTGCTGATGATGAGCGTTGGGCAAAGATTAGCCAAAAGCTTGAGGATGGTGGTATTGCTTACTCCTTTGCCGCGAGACTACTGCCGATCATTCCCTATGGAGTAGTTAGTTTTGCCGCAGGCTTGAGTCCGATTAAGCGTCGTGATTATTTAATAGGAACTTTACTGGGTACACCATTGGGAATTGCCCCTTTTGTATTTTTGGGGAGTACAGGGGTACAAATGGGAACTAGTGATGATGTGCTACCTTTATTGGCTAGTAGCATGGGGCTAGCGGTGTTGATTGCAGTAGGCACATGGTACAAATCCAGCCAAAACTGA